One Phaseolus vulgaris cultivar G19833 chromosome 2, P. vulgaris v2.0, whole genome shotgun sequence DNA window includes the following coding sequences:
- the LOC137809929 gene encoding uncharacterized protein produces the protein MNLYDGSTDPDEHLNIFRTQMTLYTIDRTVWCKVFPTSLREGPLGWFSDLPPNSITSFDALELKFTTQYATSRPHRTSSMSLLNVKQEIGESLRAFMDRFSKVCMGIRNLNPDIAMHHLVSTMLPRRFTEIFIKRPPYSMDELKTRATKFMQIEEHVDYHRKNM, from the coding sequence ATGAATCTCTACGATGGTTCCACAGATCCGGACGAACACCTGAACATCTTCAGGACACAGATGACCCTCTACACGATTGATCGGACGGTGTGGTGCAAGGTCTTCCCTACATCGCTAAGGGAAGGCCCCCTCGGATGGTTTTCTGACCTTCCCCCGAATTCCATTACCAGCTTTGATGCTTTGGAACTAAAATTTACTACGCAATATGCTACAAGTAGACCTCATCggacatcctccatgtcccttCTTAACGTAAAACAAGAAATAGGAGAATCCCTAAGAGCTTTCATGGACAGATTTAGCAAAGTCTGTATGGGCATACGCAATCTGAATCCAGATATAGCTATGCACCACCTGGTCTCGACCATGCTACCCAGAAGATTCACGGAAATCTTTATCAAACGGCCACCTTATAGCATGGATGAATTAAAAACAAGAGCGACAAAATTCATGCAAATCGAGGAGCACGTCGACTACCATCGGAAAAACATGTAG
- the LOC137809930 gene encoding uncharacterized protein, which produces MQISETKIQPYNEQIVGFSGERVDTRGFIDLYTTFGDDYLNKTINIRYLLVNANTSYNILLGRPSINRLKAIVSTPHLIMKFPYVNGDIAIVHVDQKIARECYVASLKVEPTRRLYTTSTDRSPERRGRSPERRSRGRGSRRHLVALVDLDPRLDDPRMEVGEDLQPVFLRDKDRKTNMRTSLKPNDREAIGKDLTKNADLFAWTAADMPGVKSDVITHRLSVYKEARLIAQKKRKLGEERRKAAREETDKLVQTGFIQKAHTQHGWPMLSW; this is translated from the coding sequence ATGCAGATCTCGGAGACAAAGATACAACCTTACAATGAACAGATAGTTGGGTTTTCAGGAGAAAGGGTAGATACGAGAGGATTTATTGATTTATACACTACGTTTGGCGATGACTACCTCAACAAGACTATTAACATACGATACCTGCTTGTCAATGCCAACACATCGTATAATATCTTGCTCGGTCGTCCATCCATCAACAGGTTGAAAGCCATTGTTTCAACCCCACATCTAATCATGAAATTCCCTTATGTTAATGGAGATATAGCCATAGTACACGTGGATCAAAAGATAGCGAGGGAATGTTATGTAGCTAGCTTAAAAGTAGAACCAACCCGAAGGCTGTATACCACGTCGACCGACCGATCTCCAGAGCGGAGAGGTCGGTCGCCAGAGAGACGTTCTAGAGGACGAGGATCTAGAAGGCATTTAGTTGCTCTGGTCGATCTAGACCCTCGGCTGGATGACCCACGGATGGAAGTAGGGGAAGATCTTCAACCCGTATTCCTCCGTGACAAAGATCGCAAAACAAACATGAGAACGTCCCTCAAGCCGAATGATCGAGAAGCAATTGGTAAGGATTTAACAAAGAATGCTGACCTTTTTGCTTGGACTGCCGCAGATATGCCAGGGGTAAAATCGGATGTTATCACTCACCGACTATCTGTCTATAAAGAAGCCAGGCTGATCgcccaaaagaaaagaaaattaggtGAAGAACGGCGCAAGGCCGCACGAGAGGAAACAGACAAACTGGTACAAACCGGTTTTATTCAAAAAGCCCATACACAACATGGTTGGCCAATGTTGTCATGGTAA